The Clostridiisalibacter paucivorans DSM 22131 genome has a segment encoding these proteins:
- the phnM gene encoding phosphonate metabolism protein PhnM has protein sequence MYLITNGRIVLENEILIGYDLAIKGDIIKKIFKKGEFNLNSEYEIIDANGGYIVPGFIDIHSDYIEHMAAPRPTTLMDFELSIREAEKQLISHGITTMFHSLSLYKSSEFGNNPIRNPENVCKFIDLIDESHASKHLIRHRFHARFEIDNLEQVDNLKNYINDDKVHLVSIMDHTPGQGQYKNLEIYRETLKGYNNLTDIEIDEIIENSQRKDKMTIDMIREIGHLANEKGIAFASHDDDSIEKLDLVQSFGANISEFPITLEVAKEAKNRGMFTIAGAPNILLGGSHSGNLSAAAAIQHDSIDILCSDYYPAALLHSIFKLHEEYGHDLSQMFKLITINPAKAVNMDDEIGSIKENKKADILIIEKIEDHYPAITSIFVDGKLTLKTNYRV, from the coding sequence ATGTATTTAATTACAAACGGAAGAATCGTGTTGGAGAACGAAATTTTAATAGGATATGACTTGGCTATTAAAGGGGATATTATTAAGAAGATATTCAAAAAAGGTGAATTTAATTTAAATAGTGAATATGAAATTATAGATGCAAATGGCGGATATATAGTCCCCGGTTTTATAGATATACATTCCGATTATATTGAGCATATGGCTGCACCTAGACCCACTACTTTAATGGATTTTGAATTAAGCATAAGAGAAGCAGAAAAGCAACTGATTAGTCATGGAATTACTACTATGTTTCATTCACTATCATTGTATAAATCATCAGAATTTGGTAATAACCCCATTAGAAATCCTGAAAATGTATGTAAATTTATTGACTTAATTGATGAAAGCCATGCCAGTAAGCATTTGATTCGTCATAGATTCCATGCACGTTTTGAAATTGATAATCTAGAACAAGTAGATAATTTAAAAAATTACATCAATGATGATAAGGTACATCTAGTTTCTATAATGGACCATACTCCAGGACAGGGACAATACAAAAATTTAGAGATATATCGTGAAACTTTGAAGGGTTATAATAATTTAACAGATATAGAGATAGATGAGATTATTGAAAATAGTCAAAGAAAAGATAAAATGACCATTGACATGATAAGGGAAATAGGCCACTTGGCAAATGAAAAGGGTATTGCCTTTGCCTCCCATGATGATGACAGCATTGAGAAATTAGATTTAGTTCAAAGCTTTGGGGCCAATATAAGTGAATTTCCTATTACATTAGAAGTGGCCAAAGAAGCAAAAAATCGTGGAATGTTTACCATAGCTGGAGCACCAAATATTCTTTTGGGAGGCTCTCATTCTGGCAATCTATCAGCGGCAGCAGCTATTCAACATGATAGTATAGATATTTTATGTAGTGACTATTACCCAGCAGCATTATTACATTCAATATTTAAATTACATGAAGAATATGGCCACGATTTGTCTCAAATGTTTAAATTAATAACAATAAATCCTGCTAAGGCTGTAAATATGGATGATGAGATTGGCTCAATAAAAGAAAATAAAAAGGCGGATATCTTAATAATTGAAAAAATTGAAGACCATTATCCAGCTATAACTTCAATTTTCGTAGATGGAAAATTAACATTAAAAACAAATTATAGGGTTTAA
- a CDS encoding ATP-binding cassette domain-containing protein: protein MEKFEKPILTVKNLRKQFGDGCSACEDLNPKALEKNYCPKCKTIYACQDISFEVYPGEILGVVGESGSGKSTMMKCLYFDQDVTKGRAYISTYKDGESDIFNESSQQKRYIRNSVLGKVYQNPLLGLKMDFSSIGNIAEKLIAAGNRNVGNMEDRGKELLEHVNIPIFRMKDAPKNFSGGMQQRVQIAKALSNNPPILLLDEVTTGLDLSVQANVLDLIKEIQHELRISMIVVSHDLAVIRMLADRTMVMLNGSIIEQGLTDQILEDPQHPYTQQLVHSLL from the coding sequence ATGGAAAAATTCGAGAAACCAATATTGACAGTTAAAAATTTACGAAAACAATTTGGTGATGGATGTAGTGCATGTGAAGACTTAAATCCTAAGGCATTAGAAAAAAACTATTGTCCAAAATGTAAGACCATATATGCATGTCAAGATATTTCCTTCGAAGTATATCCTGGCGAAATATTGGGGGTAGTAGGGGAGAGTGGAAGTGGAAAGTCTACTATGATGAAATGCCTATATTTTGACCAAGATGTAACTAAGGGAAGGGCGTATATTAGCACTTATAAAGATGGGGAAAGTGATATATTCAATGAATCCTCACAACAAAAGCGCTATATTAGAAACAGTGTATTGGGAAAGGTATATCAAAACCCTCTATTGGGATTAAAGATGGATTTCTCTTCTATTGGAAATATAGCAGAAAAATTAATTGCTGCGGGCAACAGAAATGTTGGCAATATGGAAGATAGGGGAAAGGAGCTATTGGAACATGTAAATATTCCAATTTTTCGTATGAAAGATGCCCCTAAGAACTTTTCAGGTGGAATGCAACAAAGGGTTCAAATTGCCAAGGCATTGTCAAATAATCCTCCCATATTGTTATTAGATGAAGTTACGACAGGACTGGATTTATCTGTGCAGGCCAATGTATTGGACTTAATAAAGGAGATTCAGCATGAATTGAGAATTAGTATGATTGTTGTGTCTCACGATTTAGCTGTCATTAGGATGCTAGCCGATAGAACCATGGTAATGCTAAATGGTTCTATTATAGAACAAGGCTTGACAGATCAGATATTAGAGGACCCTCAACATCCATATACTCAACAATTAGTTCACTCATTACTATAA
- a CDS encoding alpha-D-ribose 1-methylphosphonate 5-phosphate C-P-lyase PhnJ, with the protein MRIEYNFGFFDEGSKREIRRATLKAIAIPGYQVPFASREMPIARGWGTGGLQLTLSLVGMDDIIKVIDQGSDESVNAVNIKKLVRKTTEVQETDLTSEATIIQSRHRIPEISLNEGQILVLQVPIPEPLRYVEPSEYVTKRLHADREYSGAWLMLFEQIMKYGNMSTGADHPVSVNKRYVMAPSPIPRFDNPKMNNSEALILLGAGREKKIYAVPPYTEVTSLAFDDYPFQTESFDQKQCRLCGSTGVFMDELVDEKTGETYYQCNDSSYCLSKLNNQLK; encoded by the coding sequence ATGAGGATAGAATATAATTTTGGATTCTTTGATGAAGGGTCTAAACGAGAAATACGAAGGGCTACACTTAAGGCCATAGCAATTCCGGGATATCAAGTGCCCTTTGCGTCACGTGAAATGCCAATTGCTCGTGGATGGGGAACTGGTGGATTACAGTTGACATTATCTCTAGTGGGAATGGACGATATAATAAAGGTTATTGACCAAGGTTCTGATGAATCGGTAAATGCTGTTAATATAAAGAAATTAGTCAGAAAGACAACGGAAGTCCAAGAAACAGATCTTACATCTGAGGCAACTATTATACAGTCAAGACATAGAATACCAGAGATTTCTTTAAATGAAGGACAGATATTGGTACTTCAAGTGCCTATACCAGAACCCCTTCGATATGTTGAACCTAGTGAATATGTTACAAAGAGACTACATGCTGATAGAGAATATAGTGGAGCTTGGTTGATGTTATTTGAACAGATTATGAAATATGGCAATATGTCAACAGGTGCAGACCATCCAGTAAGTGTCAATAAAAGATATGTCATGGCTCCTAGTCCAATCCCACGATTTGATAATCCCAAGATGAATAACTCCGAGGCGTTAATCCTGTTGGGAGCAGGTAGAGAAAAGAAAATATATGCAGTGCCTCCATATACTGAAGTTACTTCATTAGCATTTGATGATTATCCATTTCAGACTGAGTCTTTTGATCAAAAACAATGTAGATTGTGTGGTTCTACTGGTGTATTTATGGATGAATTGGTGGATGAAAAAACTGGCGAAACATATTATCAATGTAATGATTCCAGTTATTGCTTAAGTAAATTGAATAATCAGTTAAAGTGA
- a CDS encoding carbon-phosphorus lyase complex subunit PhnI → MGYVAVKGGTNAIAQSIKRLKYNRIKKGEILSINEIESGMRGLIDQVMSESSIYCEELAAISIKQAEGNPEEAVFLLRAYRSTLPRKHYSKVVRSEDMTVERRISASFKDIPGGQILGASYDYTHRLIDFDLADETKEELIQWLENFNKEVDIIEDSTDINKLPKVLDYLRSQGLISDCGEKNNEPKDITKKSIEFPTERSERLQILTRGQTGAVTSLGYAALRGYGDTHPTIGELRVGSLPIYVDNPLNNDHDDEDSFYIGEIKVTEVETLFPASEEKEDGKVQMELEIGYGICYGQNETKAIAMSILDHCLEIGDPRYPTHDEEFVLLHIDSIESSGFISHLKLPHYVTFKSKLDSIVKTRKGE, encoded by the coding sequence ATGGGATATGTAGCAGTAAAAGGTGGAACCAATGCTATTGCTCAGTCTATCAAAAGATTAAAATACAATCGGATAAAAAAAGGAGAAATATTAAGTATAAATGAGATTGAATCAGGAATGCGTGGATTAATTGATCAGGTAATGTCTGAAAGTAGTATCTATTGTGAGGAGTTGGCAGCAATTTCAATTAAACAGGCTGAGGGAAACCCAGAGGAAGCAGTATTTTTACTAAGGGCATATCGTTCTACATTGCCAAGAAAGCATTATTCAAAGGTTGTGAGATCGGAAGATATGACAGTGGAACGTCGTATATCAGCAAGCTTTAAGGACATTCCAGGGGGACAAATTTTAGGCGCTTCTTATGACTATACCCATCGATTAATTGATTTTGATTTGGCAGATGAAACAAAGGAAGAATTGATACAGTGGTTAGAAAATTTCAATAAAGAAGTTGATATTATCGAAGATAGTACAGATATAAATAAATTGCCCAAGGTATTGGATTATCTTAGAAGTCAAGGTTTGATTTCAGATTGTGGTGAAAAGAATAATGAGCCTAAAGATATTACTAAAAAAAGTATAGAGTTTCCCACTGAAAGAAGTGAAAGATTACAGATTTTAACTAGGGGACAAACAGGAGCGGTTACTTCTTTGGGATATGCAGCCCTTAGAGGATACGGCGATACCCATCCTACAATAGGTGAACTTCGTGTTGGGAGTTTACCAATATATGTGGATAATCCATTAAATAATGACCATGATGATGAAGACAGCTTTTACATTGGAGAGATAAAGGTAACGGAAGTAGAGACATTGTTTCCTGCATCTGAAGAAAAGGAAGATGGCAAAGTCCAAATGGAATTAGAAATAGGATATGGAATCTGTTATGGACAAAATGAAACAAAGGCAATTGCGATGAGTATATTGGATCATTGTCTAGAAATTGGTGATCCACGATATCCTACCCATGACGAAGAATTTGTTCTACTTCATATTGATTCAATAGAGTCCAGTGGATTTATATCTCATTTGAAATTACCCCATTACGTAACATTCAAATCTAAATTAGATAGTATTGTTAAAACCAGAAAAGGAGAGTAG
- the phnH gene encoding phosphonate C-P lyase system protein PhnH encodes MKLDLVHDIQKAYRSVVDSMARPGHINNIKDQADKVDLEIDFYNATLILMLMLLDAEVSFKVFSKNEEEITKFISQLTYAKPESIKNANFIFIMTDAENSHIEEAFDKAYEGDLINPHGSATIIVEAKGITNDREIILTGPGIKDENHIRVDINKGWIEKHREKNIEYPLGVDIIMVDEKANLICIPRTTKITI; translated from the coding sequence ATGAAATTAGATTTGGTACATGATATTCAAAAGGCCTATCGTAGTGTAGTTGATTCCATGGCAAGGCCTGGTCATATAAACAATATAAAGGATCAAGCAGATAAAGTAGATTTGGAGATAGATTTTTATAATGCCACATTGATACTGATGCTGATGTTATTAGATGCAGAGGTTAGTTTCAAAGTCTTTTCTAAGAATGAAGAAGAAATCACAAAATTTATAAGTCAATTGACATATGCAAAACCAGAGTCAATTAAAAATGCAAATTTCATATTCATAATGACAGATGCTGAAAATTCCCATATAGAAGAGGCATTTGACAAGGCATATGAAGGAGATCTAATCAACCCCCATGGATCGGCCACAATTATAGTTGAGGCAAAAGGTATTACTAATGACAGGGAAATTATATTAACTGGACCAGGAATAAAAGATGAAAATCATATAAGAGTAGATATCAATAAAGGGTGGATAGAAAAACATAGAGAGAAGAATATTGAATACCCCTTGGGTGTGGATATTATTATGGTGGACGAAAAAGCCAATTTAATATGTATACCTAGAACGACTAAAATTACAATATAG
- the phnG gene encoding phosphonate C-P lyase system protein PhnG, with protein MKRRRRTEILIKGSTDIAKKLAQEIIQNYNVKTIEKPNNGLVMIKTRETAKKNLFYLGEIFVTEAKVQVENSLGIGIVQGNNQELAYHLAVIDAAYNGNFKEIKTWLQILLNEEKSIMADNERYKNSVLKTKVNFETMDV; from the coding sequence ATGAAAAGACGAAGAAGAACAGAGATATTAATAAAGGGATCTACAGATATTGCTAAAAAATTGGCTCAAGAAATAATTCAAAATTATAATGTAAAGACGATTGAAAAACCTAATAATGGTCTTGTAATGATAAAGACCCGGGAAACAGCAAAGAAAAACTTATTTTATTTAGGAGAAATTTTTGTAACTGAGGCAAAGGTACAAGTGGAAAATAGTTTGGGAATAGGTATTGTTCAAGGAAATAATCAAGAGTTGGCTTATCATTTAGCAGTTATTGATGCAGCATACAATGGAAATTTCAAAGAGATCAAAACGTGGTTACAGATTTTGCTAAATGAGGAGAAAAGTATAATGGCAGATAATGAAAGATATAAAAATAGTGTGTTGAAGACAAAGGTTAATTTTGAAACTATGGATGTTTAA
- a CDS encoding RNA polymerase sigma factor has product MDKFFIELCERYHSGILKYLYYSVGNMEDAKDITQEVFVIVYNRIEELEHHENIGGFIYQTAKFLADNFKRKAVKKSLNETYIYREIGSKEKDLYEKLIKTYDRKIDVNQYVDNVLLLLTEEKQQLYRLYYIEDKSYREIAEILNVNEASLRMKYVRLRREIKKLIKQIAKEKFISSAYG; this is encoded by the coding sequence TTGGATAAATTTTTCATTGAATTATGTGAAAGATATCATTCAGGAATTTTAAAATACCTTTACTATTCAGTAGGAAATATGGAAGATGCCAAGGATATTACACAGGAGGTATTTGTTATTGTATATAATCGGATAGAGGAATTAGAACATCATGAAAATATAGGTGGATTTATTTATCAGACAGCAAAGTTTTTAGCAGATAATTTTAAGAGAAAGGCTGTTAAAAAGAGTCTAAATGAAACCTATATTTATAGAGAAATAGGGAGTAAAGAGAAAGATTTATATGAAAAACTTATAAAAACTTATGACAGAAAGATCGATGTAAATCAATATGTAGATAATGTGCTATTGTTGCTTACAGAAGAGAAACAACAGCTCTATAGGCTCTATTACATAGAAGATAAGAGCTATAGAGAGATAGCAGAAATACTCAATGTCAACGAGGCTAGTTTGCGTATGAAATATGTGCGATTGAGACGTGAAATAAAAAAGTTGATAAAGCAAATAGCCAAAGAAAAATTTATTTCAAGTGCATATGGATAA
- a CDS encoding sensor histidine kinase, whose protein sequence is MKFWQKILIYSLLIFLVIFNIGAYFLIENSHELSLKREVNRGLSEHLSIYSGVKSSIASISSISKKLDKFFYEKNIYFVLKDYIKTFNDENIYIEVLDINNNQIFSNLDIKIDKRRAELENPLLDKRRYIIRDIGDKTYIFITNLLDMNGEFLKFTYIRDITYIYEERDKQYAFFLRLELIICIVLAIGMYALSKYITRPINELIDSTKRIKEGNFSERVDISTNDEIGILSENFNEMAHTVEDKIFMLEKSVDQKQRFIDNLTHELKTPLTSIIGYAEFLISTKHDKETFLLGMNYILNEGKRLKKLSEKMMDLILLKKENFIMKKENIKIILLEVKEILRTRLENKNIDLIISEEEYEILVEKDLIKNLLINLVDNAIKASDNDSKIYLNLYKNVDSNIVIEVKDEGIGIAEEDLSKVFEPFYMVDKSRARVNNGAGIGLSICTEIVKVHKAEIEIESQINKGTTIRIIFRGE, encoded by the coding sequence ATGAAATTTTGGCAGAAGATACTTATATATTCACTGCTTATATTTTTAGTTATATTCAATATAGGGGCATATTTTTTAATAGAAAATAGTCATGAGTTAAGTCTGAAAAGAGAAGTCAATAGGGGCTTAAGTGAGCATTTGAGTATTTATTCTGGAGTTAAAAGTAGTATAGCTTCAATAAGCTCAATATCAAAGAAATTAGATAAATTTTTTTATGAGAAAAATATATATTTTGTACTTAAGGATTATATAAAGACATTTAATGATGAGAATATATATATAGAAGTTCTAGATATTAATAATAACCAAATTTTTAGTAATTTAGATATCAAGATAGATAAAAGAAGAGCAGAACTTGAAAATCCTCTTTTAGATAAAAGACGATATATCATAAGAGATATAGGAGATAAAACCTATATATTTATAACAAATTTGTTGGATATGAATGGAGAATTCCTCAAATTTACATATATAAGGGATATAACCTATATCTATGAAGAGAGAGATAAACAGTATGCCTTTTTTCTTAGGTTAGAGCTTATAATCTGTATTGTACTAGCTATAGGGATGTATGCTTTAAGTAAATATATAACAAGGCCAATTAATGAATTGATAGATTCTACAAAGAGAATAAAAGAAGGGAATTTTTCAGAAAGAGTAGATATAAGTACTAATGATGAAATAGGAATTTTATCAGAAAATTTTAATGAGATGGCACATACAGTAGAGGATAAAATATTTATGCTTGAAAAAAGTGTGGATCAAAAACAAAGATTTATAGATAATTTGACCCATGAATTGAAAACACCATTGACTTCCATAATAGGATATGCAGAGTTTCTTATATCGACTAAGCATGATAAAGAGACGTTTTTATTGGGTATGAACTATATATTAAATGAAGGTAAGCGACTAAAAAAACTTTCTGAGAAAATGATGGACTTAATACTCCTTAAAAAAGAAAATTTTATAATGAAAAAAGAAAATATAAAAATCATATTATTGGAAGTAAAAGAAATTTTAAGAACTAGATTAGAAAATAAAAATATAGATCTGATTATTTCAGAAGAAGAATATGAAATTTTAGTGGAAAAAGATTTAATAAAGAATCTATTAATTAATTTAGTAGATAATGCCATAAAGGCCTCCGATAATGATTCCAAGATTTATTTAAACCTATATAAAAATGTAGACTCAAATATTGTCATTGAAGTAAAGGATGAAGGGATAGGGATTGCTGAAGAAGATTTATCTAAGGTTTTTGAACCATTTTATATGGTTGACAAATCTAGGGCTAGAGTAAATAATGGTGCTGGTATAGGACTTTCTATTTGTACTGAGATTGTAAAGGTCCATAAGGCTGAAATAGAAATAGAAAGCCAGATAAATAAAGGTACAACTATAAGGATTATATTTAGAGGGGAATAA
- a CDS encoding response regulator transcription factor has protein sequence MEKILVVEDDLGISDLIKLNLNMVGYETIQVYDGEKALELIEEEKFDLIILDVMLPKLDGFTIMEKINNLDIPVIFLTAKDSLSDRVKGLKMGADDYIVKPFEAIELLARIEVILKRYGKKSNVLQFKDLEIFTEERIIKKDGEIVDLTVKEFELLKLLIQNKGIALSRDKMLERVWGYDYLGETRTVDMHIQKLRKKLNLFDKIKTVYKVGYRLED, from the coding sequence TTGGAAAAGATATTAGTGGTAGAAGATGATTTGGGCATTTCAGATTTAATAAAGCTTAATCTAAATATGGTGGGTTATGAAACTATACAAGTATATGATGGAGAAAAGGCCTTAGAGCTAATAGAAGAAGAGAAGTTTGACTTGATAATATTGGATGTAATGCTTCCTAAATTAGATGGATTTACAATAATGGAAAAGATAAATAATTTAGATATACCTGTAATTTTCTTGACTGCTAAAGATTCACTTTCTGATAGAGTTAAGGGATTGAAAATGGGAGCGGATGACTATATAGTAAAGCCCTTTGAAGCAATAGAGCTTTTAGCAAGAATAGAGGTTATCCTTAAAAGATATGGTAAGAAAAGCAATGTCTTGCAATTCAAAGATTTAGAGATCTTTACAGAAGAAAGAATTATAAAAAAAGATGGTGAGATAGTAGATTTAACTGTAAAGGAATTCGAGCTATTAAAACTTCTGATTCAAAATAAAGGTATAGCCCTGTCTAGAGATAAGATGTTAGAAAGAGTATGGGGATATGATTATTTAGGAGAAACGAGAACTGTTGACATGCATATTCAAAAACTTAGAAAAAAATTAAATTTATTCGATAAAATAAAGACTGTATATAAAGTGGGGTATAGATTGGAGGATTAA
- a CDS encoding M15 family metallopeptidase produces MEEKGRRITRLKKNRIQRRVKKQKIRRRILFFSIFIIIFLSITFVVYENYFAEGNNPPLSKESINIDLDENTVQSESNGDNIKDESDKKEENDILILVNKKHPLSSDYAPEDLVVPDVSFSFKGYHSKKQMRKEAATALEKLFAGANDEGIKLYAVSGYRPYERQKNIFNNKARKVGEEEANKVVAYPGQSEHQTGLAIDVSSPSVKNGLVESFGDTKEGIWLKENSYKYGFIIRYPKEKEHITGYSYEPWHIRYIGKEAAEYIFENDITLEEYILNK; encoded by the coding sequence ATGGAAGAGAAAGGAAGACGTATAACAAGATTAAAAAAGAATAGAATACAAAGGCGAGTAAAAAAGCAGAAAATAAGAAGAAGGATTCTATTTTTTAGTATTTTTATTATAATCTTTTTAAGTATTACATTTGTAGTATATGAGAATTACTTTGCTGAAGGCAATAATCCGCCACTGAGTAAAGAATCCATAAATATTGATTTAGATGAAAATACAGTACAGAGTGAGTCAAATGGGGATAACATAAAAGATGAAAGCGATAAAAAGGAGGAAAATGACATCCTTATTTTGGTGAATAAGAAACATCCTTTGAGCTCAGACTATGCACCAGAGGATTTGGTGGTTCCTGATGTATCATTTTCTTTTAAAGGGTATCATTCTAAAAAGCAGATGAGAAAGGAAGCTGCTACTGCTTTAGAAAAGCTGTTTGCAGGAGCCAATGATGAAGGGATTAAGTTATATGCTGTATCAGGGTACAGGCCCTATGAAAGGCAGAAAAATATCTTTAATAATAAAGCAAGGAAGGTAGGAGAAGAAGAGGCGAATAAAGTGGTGGCTTATCCAGGACAAAGTGAGCACCAGACAGGTCTTGCCATAGATGTATCTAGCCCAAGTGTTAAAAATGGGTTAGTTGAAAGCTTTGGGGATACAAAAGAAGGGATATGGCTAAAAGAAAATAGTTATAAATACGGGTTTATAATAAGATATCCAAAGGAAAAAGAACATATTACGGGATATAGTTATGAGCCTTGGCATATAAGGTATATAGGTAAAGAAGCAGCAGAATATATATTTGAGAATGATATAACTTTAGAGGAGTATATTTTAAATAAATAA
- a CDS encoding GntR family transcriptional regulator, which produces MKNEKEALIIDNLLEDIVSKKYKENDKLPSENELANKYKTTRITVRKAYDRLKEMGYLYSKQGKGRYLNTKQQKIELSLSGDVSFSKKMRDKGYNFESKNLFCDQIQYNKNIYQELNADSVNKVYKIGRLRLIDSKPIALHISYVDKSTFTDIDKVGKDIKSMFKYYEQNGYGEFDSTKSILSVSFPTYFERKIFNCTNLIPMLIVESNCIDKYSGRVLEFTKIIYRSDLFKYQIK; this is translated from the coding sequence TTGAAAAATGAAAAGGAAGCATTAATAATAGATAATCTTTTAGAGGATATTGTATCAAAAAAATATAAAGAAAATGATAAACTGCCATCGGAAAATGAGCTTGCTAACAAATATAAAACAACTAGGATAACAGTTAGAAAGGCCTATGATAGGTTAAAAGAGATGGGATATTTATATTCTAAACAGGGCAAAGGCAGGTATTTAAATACTAAGCAACAGAAAATAGAGTTGTCTCTTTCGGGGGATGTGAGTTTTAGTAAAAAGATGAGAGATAAGGGATACAATTTTGAATCTAAAAACTTGTTTTGTGATCAAATCCAATATAATAAAAATATTTATCAAGAATTAAATGCAGACTCAGTCAATAAAGTGTATAAAATTGGACGATTGAGATTGATTGACAGTAAACCTATCGCATTACATATATCTTATGTCGATAAATCTACCTTTACAGATATAGATAAAGTAGGTAAAGATATTAAATCTATGTTTAAGTATTATGAACAAAATGGATATGGGGAGTTTGACTCTACTAAGAGTATATTGAGTGTATCTTTCCCAACTTATTTTGAACGAAAAATATTCAATTGTACAAATTTAATTCCAATGCTTATCGTAGAGAGTAATTGTATAGATAAATACAGTGGCAGGGTCTTGGAATTTACTAAGATTATATATAGAAGTGATCTATTTAAATACCAGATAAAATAG